One window of the Oceanicaulis sp. genome contains the following:
- the grxC gene encoding glutaredoxin 3, whose translation MAAVTVYTRPLCPYCVRAVSLLKQKGVDFEEIDAGFDAEKKKEMVQRANGARTFPQIFIGDTHVGGCDDMMALERAGKLDPLLKGAA comes from the coding sequence ATGGCCGCCGTCACCGTCTACACCCGCCCGCTCTGCCCTTACTGCGTGCGCGCGGTGTCGCTGCTCAAGCAGAAGGGCGTCGATTTCGAGGAGATCGACGCAGGGTTCGACGCCGAGAAGAAAAAGGAGATGGTCCAGCGGGCGAACGGCGCGCGGACCTTTCCGCAGATCTTCATCGGCGACACCCATGTGGGCGGCTGCGACGACATGATGGCGCTCGAACGCGCCGGAAAGCTCGACCCGCTTCTGAAAGGCGCGGCGTGA
- a CDS encoding carbon-nitrogen hydrolase family protein, translating to MKIALVQMRTGIDPARNIDDAEALIREAAANGARLIATPETTHLMERDGDKLFDLLCPPEEDPALVRFSDVAESLGITLVVGSLALLGADGRAVNRQHVFRPDGKLLATYDKIHMFDVRIDSGEVYSESTNYAPGNRAVVVDAAGTKIGLSICYDVRFAYLYRKLALAGATILTVPSAFTKPTGRAHWEVLLRARAIETGSFVIAPAQGGVHEDGRKTWGHSMVIGPWGEIIAHKDDDKPGLLYAEIDPVEAEKARARIPALAGGREVEGP from the coding sequence ATGAAGATCGCTCTGGTTCAGATGCGCACCGGGATCGACCCGGCAAGGAATATCGACGACGCCGAAGCGCTGATCCGCGAGGCCGCCGCGAACGGCGCGCGGCTGATCGCTACGCCCGAGACCACGCATCTGATGGAGCGCGACGGCGACAAGCTGTTCGATCTGCTCTGCCCGCCCGAGGAAGACCCTGCGCTGGTGCGCTTCTCCGACGTCGCCGAGAGCCTCGGGATCACGCTCGTCGTCGGATCGCTGGCGCTTCTGGGCGCCGACGGCCGGGCGGTGAACCGCCAGCACGTCTTCCGGCCGGACGGAAAGCTGCTGGCGACCTACGACAAGATCCACATGTTCGACGTGCGGATCGATTCCGGCGAGGTGTATTCCGAAAGCACGAACTACGCGCCCGGAAACCGCGCGGTGGTCGTCGATGCGGCGGGCACGAAGATCGGCCTGTCGATCTGCTACGACGTGCGCTTCGCTTATCTCTACCGCAAGCTCGCCCTCGCGGGGGCGACGATCCTGACCGTGCCGAGCGCCTTCACCAAGCCCACCGGCCGCGCCCATTGGGAGGTGCTGCTGCGCGCCCGCGCGATCGAAACGGGCAGCTTCGTGATCGCCCCGGCGCAGGGCGGGGTGCATGAGGACGGGCGCAAGACCTGGGGCCATTCCATGGTGATCGGGCCCTGGGGCGAGATCATCGCCCACAAGGACGACGACAAGCCCGGCCTGCTCTACGCCGAGATCGATCCGGTCGAGGCGGAGAAGGCGCGCGCCCGCATCCCCGCGCTCGCCGGCGGCCGCGAGGTTGAAGGGCCGTGA
- a CDS encoding DUF1178 family protein, whose translation MIRYALVCEDEHRFEAWFSSSEDYDRQAERGLVECPHCGSVHVRKQIMAPAVSTSRRKEARQTTMSGSGDAPDFAALARKVQAHIRSNYDYVGDSFAKEARAIHDGEKPERLIYGETTPEEREKLKEDGVPCAPLPAPFAPTPPKKAH comes from the coding sequence GTGATCCGCTACGCGCTGGTCTGCGAGGACGAACACAGGTTCGAGGCCTGGTTCTCCTCCTCGGAGGATTATGACCGCCAGGCCGAGCGCGGGCTCGTGGAGTGCCCGCATTGCGGCTCGGTGCATGTCAGAAAGCAGATCATGGCGCCCGCCGTCTCCACCAGCCGCCGCAAGGAGGCCCGCCAGACCACGATGAGCGGGTCCGGAGACGCGCCCGACTTCGCCGCCCTGGCCCGCAAGGTGCAGGCGCATATCCGCTCCAATTACGACTATGTCGGCGACAGCTTCGCCAAAGAGGCGCGGGCCATCCATGACGGCGAGAAGCCCGAGCGGCTGATCTACGGCGAAACCACGCCTGAAGAGCGCGAGAAACTGAAGGAGGACGGCGTGCCGTGCGCGCCGCTGCCCGCCCCGTTCGCGCCGACGCCGCCGAAAAAGGCGCACTGA
- a CDS encoding helix-turn-helix transcriptional regulator produces the protein MNNRLKELRAERGWSQAVLAEKLDVSRQTVISIENGKYDPSLPLAFRIARTFDLRIEEIFDDEA, from the coding sequence ATGAACAATCGTCTCAAGGAGTTGCGCGCCGAGCGCGGGTGGAGCCAGGCGGTTCTGGCCGAAAAGCTCGACGTGTCGCGCCAGACGGTGATCTCCATCGAGAACGGCAAGTACGATCCCTCGCTGCCGCTGGCCTTCAGGATCGCGCGCACCTTCGATCTCAGGATCGAGGAGATCTTCGACGACGAGGCGTGA
- a CDS encoding lysine--tRNA ligase, giving the protein MTDFAALAADAKAWPFEQARAVLKRVEKAGLDGGAVIFETGYGPSGLPHIGTFGEVARTAMVRHAFRVLTEDRYPTKLICFSDDMDGMRKVPSNLPNQEMLAEHLGKPLTAVPDPFGTHEGFAQHNNARLRSFLDSFGFEYEFYSATERYTSGAFDEALLRALEKFDAIMDVMLPTLGEERRATYSPFLPISPTTGRVLYVPMKKVDAKAGEITFEDEDGTDVTMPVTGGRTKLQWKPDFGMRWAALGVDFEMFGKDHQANAPIYSKICRILGVEPPVQFVYELFLDEQGEKISKSKGNGIAIEDWLRYAPQESLALYMFQKPRTAKRLYFDVIPKAVDEYRQHLAAYPGQDADKRVENPVWHIHDGDPPASGAPISFSLMLNLVSAANAQTKDQLWGFITRYAPGATPETEPFIDRLAGYALAYYEDFVKPEKSYRAPTGKERAAMEDLIARLKALDPAETDPEIIQTEVFAAGKAHAFENLRDWFQGLYEVLLGQSQGPRFGGLAALYGVPETIRLIERALQGDDLSRG; this is encoded by the coding sequence ATGACCGACTTCGCCGCCCTCGCCGCAGACGCCAAAGCCTGGCCCTTCGAACAGGCGCGCGCGGTGCTCAAACGGGTGGAGAAGGCTGGGCTGGACGGCGGCGCGGTGATCTTCGAGACCGGCTACGGCCCTTCCGGGCTTCCCCATATCGGCACGTTCGGCGAGGTGGCGCGCACCGCCATGGTCCGCCACGCCTTCCGCGTGCTGACCGAGGACCGGTATCCGACCAAGCTCATCTGCTTTTCAGACGACATGGACGGCATGCGCAAGGTGCCGTCGAACCTGCCCAACCAGGAAATGCTCGCCGAGCATCTGGGAAAGCCGCTGACCGCGGTGCCCGACCCGTTCGGGACCCATGAAGGCTTCGCCCAGCACAACAACGCCCGGCTCCGCTCCTTCCTCGACAGCTTCGGCTTCGAGTACGAGTTCTATTCGGCGACCGAGCGCTACACCTCGGGCGCGTTCGACGAGGCGTTGCTGCGCGCGCTCGAGAAGTTCGACGCCATCATGGACGTGATGCTGCCCACGCTCGGCGAAGAACGGCGGGCGACCTATTCGCCCTTCCTGCCGATCTCGCCGACCACCGGCCGGGTGCTCTACGTGCCGATGAAGAAGGTCGATGCGAAGGCCGGCGAGATCACCTTCGAGGACGAGGACGGGACCGATGTGACCATGCCGGTCACCGGCGGGCGCACCAAGCTGCAGTGGAAGCCGGATTTCGGCATGCGCTGGGCCGCGCTGGGCGTCGATTTCGAGATGTTCGGCAAGGACCACCAGGCCAACGCGCCGATCTACTCCAAGATCTGCCGCATCCTGGGCGTCGAGCCGCCCGTGCAGTTCGTCTACGAGCTGTTTCTGGACGAGCAGGGCGAGAAGATCTCCAAGTCCAAGGGCAACGGCATCGCCATCGAAGACTGGCTGCGCTACGCGCCCCAGGAAAGCCTCGCGCTGTACATGTTCCAGAAGCCCCGGACCGCCAAGCGGCTCTATTTCGACGTCATCCCGAAAGCCGTCGACGAGTACCGCCAGCATCTGGCCGCCTATCCCGGTCAGGACGCCGACAAGCGGGTCGAGAACCCGGTCTGGCACATCCATGACGGCGACCCGCCCGCGTCCGGCGCCCCGATCAGCTTCTCGCTGATGCTCAATCTCGTCTCCGCGGCGAACGCGCAGACCAAAGACCAGCTCTGGGGCTTCATCACGCGCTACGCCCCCGGCGCGACGCCGGAGACCGAGCCCTTCATCGACCGCCTCGCGGGCTATGCGCTGGCCTATTACGAGGACTTCGTCAAACCGGAGAAATCCTACCGCGCGCCGACCGGCAAGGAGCGCGCGGCGATGGAAGATCTGATCGCGCGTCTCAAAGCGCTCGACCCGGCCGAGACCGATCCCGAGATCATCCAGACCGAGGTCTTCGCCGCCGGAAAGGCGCACGCGTTCGAGAACCTGCGCGACTGGTTCCAGGGGCTCTACGAGGTCCTGCTGGGCCAGAGCCAGGGGCCGCGCTTCGGCGGTCTGGCCGCGCTTTACGGCGTGCCCGAAACGATCCGTCTGATCGAGCGCGCGCTTCAGGGCGACGACCTGTCCAGGGGCTGA
- a CDS encoding YihY/virulence factor BrkB family protein yields MAGTLSRYFSAAKSAAGDAGEDNLSFIAGGVAFFGFLAIFPALSAAIMVWGLFADPADVQDRLAQLGQAMPEAAWGAIEGQMSAIAGGEASTLGIGLLVSLLLAFWSAAKGARALIAAMNISYAESDDRGFIANNLVALAFTVGGIFYAILTIVLVGALPALLAALQLGDFVEAAIQAGRWLVAIGLFVLALAALYRWAPDREGEDRKKTVLPGAVAATLLWVIASAGFSIYTANFANYNATFGALASVVVLMLWLWISAFIVCLGAVLNAELEPGART; encoded by the coding sequence ATGGCCGGAACTCTCAGCCGTTATTTCAGCGCCGCGAAAAGCGCCGCAGGCGACGCAGGCGAGGACAATCTCTCCTTCATCGCCGGCGGCGTGGCGTTTTTCGGCTTTCTCGCGATCTTTCCCGCCTTGTCCGCCGCGATCATGGTGTGGGGCCTGTTCGCCGATCCCGCAGACGTGCAGGACCGGCTGGCCCAGCTCGGCCAGGCCATGCCCGAAGCCGCCTGGGGCGCGATCGAAGGTCAGATGAGCGCGATCGCGGGCGGGGAGGCCTCCACGCTGGGGATCGGGCTTCTGGTGTCGCTGTTGCTCGCCTTCTGGAGCGCGGCGAAGGGCGCCCGCGCGCTGATCGCGGCGATGAACATCTCCTACGCGGAATCCGACGACCGGGGGTTCATCGCGAACAATCTCGTCGCGCTCGCCTTCACCGTCGGGGGGATCTTCTACGCCATTCTGACGATCGTGCTGGTCGGCGCTCTGCCCGCCCTGCTCGCCGCGCTGCAGCTGGGTGATTTCGTCGAGGCGGCGATCCAGGCGGGCCGCTGGCTTGTCGCGATCGGCCTGTTCGTGCTGGCGCTGGCCGCGCTTTACCGCTGGGCGCCGGACCGCGAGGGCGAGGACCGCAAGAAAACCGTCCTGCCCGGCGCGGTCGCCGCGACGCTCCTGTGGGTGATCGCCAGCGCCGGGTTCTCGATCTACACGGCCAATTTCGCGAACTACAACGCCACTTTCGGCGCGCTGGCCTCGGTGGTGGTGCTGATGCTCTGGCTGTGGATCTCGGCCTTCATCGTCTGCCTGGGCGCGGTTCTGAACGCCGAGCTCGAACCCGGCGCGCGCACCTGA
- a CDS encoding adenine phosphoribosyltransferase: MDHIRDAIRTIPDYPKPGIMFRDVTTLLGDAAAFRATVDAMVFPHAGRKIDKVAGIEARGFILGGAVAHQLSVGFVPVRKKGKLPHEVLSQAYELEYGVDEVEIHTDAIEPGEKVLLIDDLIATGGTAEAAILLLRAAGAEVVGASFVIDLPDLGGAKRIEAMGVKTASLVDFEGD, translated from the coding sequence ATGGACCATATCAGAGACGCGATCCGGACCATTCCCGACTACCCCAAGCCGGGGATCATGTTCCGCGACGTCACCACGCTTCTGGGCGACGCGGCGGCGTTCCGCGCCACGGTCGACGCGATGGTGTTTCCCCATGCGGGCCGCAAGATCGACAAGGTGGCGGGCATCGAGGCGCGCGGCTTCATCCTGGGCGGCGCGGTGGCCCATCAGCTCTCGGTCGGCTTTGTGCCGGTGCGCAAGAAGGGCAAGCTGCCCCACGAGGTGCTGAGCCAGGCCTATGAGCTCGAATACGGCGTCGACGAGGTGGAGATCCACACCGACGCGATAGAGCCGGGCGAAAAGGTGCTCCTGATCGACGACCTCATCGCCACCGGCGGCACGGCCGAAGCGGCCATCCTGCTCTTGCGCGCCGCCGGGGCGGAGGTGGTCGGCGCCAGCTTCGTCATCGACCTGCCTGATCTGGGCGGCGCGAAGCGGATCGAGGCGATGGGCGTGAAGACCGCGAGCCTCGTCGACTTCGAGGGCGACTGA
- a CDS encoding response regulator transcription factor, with translation MTEAAAHILVVDDDDRIRDLLAKFLRQKGLRVSTASDGARALALLSQMRFDLVILDVMMPQVDGFEVTRTVRETDDTPLILLTARGEPEDRIKGLSLGADDYLPKPFEPEELLLRVQAILRRAAPRRNAPAEVVFGPWSFTLSTGQLAREGAPVRLTGGEAALLTALAREPGKPVSRQSLSENAANGAGERAVDVQITRLRRKLEADPRAPVWVQTVRGEGYKLVAEPVLSQGR, from the coding sequence ATGACCGAGGCGGCCGCCCATATTCTCGTCGTCGACGACGACGACCGCATCCGCGATCTTCTGGCGAAGTTCCTGCGCCAGAAGGGCTTGCGCGTCTCCACCGCGTCCGACGGTGCGCGGGCGCTCGCGCTTCTGTCCCAGATGCGCTTCGACCTCGTCATCCTGGACGTGATGATGCCGCAGGTGGACGGCTTCGAAGTCACGCGCACCGTCCGGGAGACCGACGATACGCCGCTGATCCTGCTGACCGCGCGCGGCGAGCCCGAAGACCGGATCAAGGGTCTGAGCCTGGGCGCGGACGATTACCTGCCCAAGCCGTTCGAGCCTGAGGAATTGCTGCTGCGCGTGCAGGCGATCCTCAGGCGCGCCGCCCCCAGGCGCAATGCGCCGGCCGAAGTGGTTTTTGGACCGTGGAGCTTCACCCTGTCCACCGGCCAGCTCGCCCGCGAGGGCGCGCCGGTGCGCCTCACCGGCGGGGAGGCCGCGCTCCTGACCGCGCTCGCCCGCGAACCGGGCAAGCCGGTGAGCCGGCAGTCGCTGTCCGAGAACGCGGCGAACGGCGCGGGCGAACGCGCCGTGGACGTGCAGATCACCCGGCTCAGGCGCAAGCTCGAAGCCGATCCGCGCGCGCCGGTCTGGGTGCAGACCGTGCGCGGGGAGGGCTACAAGCTCGTCGCCGAGCCGGTGCTGAGCCAGGGGCGCTAG
- a CDS encoding ATP-binding protein has translation MRLSIKRYLPTGLFQRSLLIIVLPVALMQAAVTWAFFEQHWQTTTARLSESVAGDVAMVVALYEQQGPENFDRIARTAFSTTGLSVDLREGAELPLSRRTAFFRVLDRTLRRALDARLDNAFWFDTTRYPEYVDIRVEVDAGVLRFIAVRDRVFATTGHIFVIWLFGASVLLSAVAIIFIRNQVKPIRQLAEAAEAFGRGQDAERFKPAGAREVRQAALAFMDMRNRLRRHMEQRTQLLAGVSHDLRTPLTRLRLQLALMPESEEREAARRDLADMESALEEYLAFARGQAGEEIEPIDLAELCETLADDAAREGVDLELDLQPDLVVSGRRGALKRAFANLVQNAAAHADRVALSCRAEGGRAVIVIDDDGPGIPAEAREEAFKPFSRLDESRNANRTGVGLGLAIARDTVRAHGGELRLEDSPLGGLRARAIVPI, from the coding sequence ATGCGCCTGTCGATCAAGCGCTATCTGCCCACGGGCCTCTTTCAGCGCTCGCTGCTGATCATCGTGCTGCCCGTCGCCCTGATGCAGGCGGCGGTGACCTGGGCCTTCTTCGAACAGCATTGGCAGACCACCACCGCGCGCCTGTCTGAAAGCGTGGCCGGCGACGTCGCCATGGTGGTCGCGCTCTACGAACAGCAGGGGCCAGAGAATTTCGACCGCATCGCGCGCACCGCGTTTTCCACCACCGGGCTCAGCGTCGATCTCAGGGAGGGCGCCGAGCTGCCGCTCAGCCGGCGCACGGCGTTCTTCCGCGTGCTCGACCGCACGCTCAGACGCGCGCTCGACGCCCGGCTCGACAACGCCTTCTGGTTCGACACCACGCGCTATCCCGAATACGTCGACATACGTGTCGAGGTGGACGCCGGCGTGTTGCGCTTCATCGCGGTCAGGGACCGCGTCTTCGCCACCACCGGGCACATCTTCGTCATCTGGCTGTTCGGCGCGAGCGTGCTCCTGAGCGCAGTGGCGATCATCTTCATCCGCAATCAGGTCAAGCCGATCCGCCAGCTCGCCGAGGCCGCCGAAGCCTTCGGCCGCGGCCAGGACGCCGAACGCTTCAAGCCCGCCGGCGCGCGCGAGGTCCGCCAGGCCGCGCTCGCCTTCATGGACATGCGCAACCGTCTGAGGCGGCATATGGAGCAGCGCACCCAGCTGCTCGCCGGTGTGAGCCACGACCTCAGAACCCCGCTCACGCGGCTGAGGCTGCAGCTCGCCCTGATGCCCGAGAGCGAGGAGCGCGAGGCGGCCCGCCGCGATCTCGCCGACATGGAATCCGCGCTCGAGGAATATCTCGCCTTCGCCCGCGGTCAGGCCGGCGAGGAGATCGAGCCGATCGATCTGGCCGAGCTGTGCGAGACGCTGGCCGACGACGCCGCGCGCGAGGGCGTCGATCTCGAGCTCGACCTGCAGCCCGATCTGGTGGTTTCCGGCCGGCGCGGGGCGCTCAAGCGCGCCTTCGCCAATCTCGTCCAGAACGCCGCCGCCCACGCCGACCGGGTCGCGCTGAGCTGCCGGGCCGAGGGCGGCCGTGCCGTGATCGTCATAGACGACGACGGGCCGGGCATCCCCGCCGAGGCGCGCGAGGAAGCCTTCAAACCCTTCTCCCGCCTTGACGAAAGCCGC